The genomic stretch TTATTAAATTTTTCAAAAAAGTTTTAGCAAAACTATTGAAATTCTTTACCCCTTTAGTGTATAATTTATGTAAAGAAAAAAGAGTATTATTTTTTATTAACAAAGGTAGTAAAAATGACAGAAGAAAATAAAACTAAAAACAATTCTGAAAAAATTGTTACTGATTCTGATAGTGTTGTAAAAGAAGTTACACCTAAGAAGAAACGCAAGAAGAAGTTTATTTTACTTTATGTTGCTGTTTTTGTTTTTGCAGTTTATGCAGTGTATGCTTTGGTAACACAGTATAGTCAGATTGACAAGAAGAAAAGTCAACTTACTGAATTGAACAAGAAAATTTCTGTTCAAGAAATCAAGAATGACGAAATAACAAATATATATAACCTATCCGATAAGGATAATGAGGATTATATAGAACAGAAGGCAAAGGAAGATGGTTATCTTCATGCCGGAGAAAGAGTATTCGTAAATATATCAGGTGACTGATGAATGGAGCAAGGGGTAGAGTATGTCTCTGGAAGTAGGTAGTGTAGTAAAAGGTAAAGTAACCGGTGTAATGAAGTTTGGTGCATTTGTTGCTTTGCCGGAGAATAAGTCAGGAATGGTTCATATTTCTGAAATTTCTCATGAATTCGTAAATGATATTAATGATGTAATCAAGGTTGGTGACGAGGTTACTGTAAAGGTTGTTTCTATTGATAATGGCAAGATTTCACTATCAATTAAAGCAAATATTGAGAAACCGGCACCAAAGCCTAGACAGCGTAGGCCTAGAAAACCATATGTGCCTGCTCCAAAGGTTACTTCACCTGGAAACTTTCAGTGGGAAAAGTCCAAGGACGACAGTAGTTCCTTTGAAGATATGATGAATAAATTCAAGAGAACCTCCGAGGACAAAATTTCCGACTTAAAGCGTGGAAATGAAAGTCGCGGTTACTCACGCAGAGGTAATCGTAATAAATAAATACTGGGGGAATTTTAATGAAAATCACCTATACTGCAAGAAAAGTAAATTTAAAGGACAACTTTAAAGAATTATGCGAAAAGAAATTAGCAAAGTTTCAGAAGATTTTCTCTGAAGATGCAGAGGCTTCTGTTGTTGTAACACTATATAAGAACCGTCAGACTGTTGAAGTTACAGTAAAAGATAATGGTATGGTGTTCCGTGCTGAGGATACTCAGGACGAAATGAACGATGCTCTAGATAAGGTTGTTGACATTCTAGGTCGTCAGATGAGAAAGAACAAAACTCGTCTAGCAAGAAGACTTAGAGATAACACAGCTGATTTTGCTGTTCTTCTTCCTGAAGAAGATATTGAGGACGAACAGGAATTCGACATTAGAACAAAGACAATTCCTATTAAGCCTGTTTCTGTTGAGGAAGCTATCCTACAGATGAATATGCTTGACCATGACTTCTTTGTTTTCATCAATGCTGATACTGATGAAACAAATGTTGTTTACAAGCGTAAGAACAACACTTACGGTTTACTAGAACCTGAAGAATATTAATAACAATTAAGTGAATGAATATAGAGGCCCATTTGAGCCTCTATATTTTTTGGAGATTTTTATGAAGAAAGAACTAACATATGTTGCTACTTGCCTTTTAGGTGTAGAGGGCCTTGTAGCTAATGAACTAAAATTTATGGGTGCTAAAGAAGTAACACCTGAGAACGGCAGAGTAATTTTTAAGGGTAATTACAACATTCTTGCAAGAGCCAATATTTGTAGCCGATATGCCGAGAGAATTATGATTCTTTTAGGCACTTTTTATGCCAGAACATTTGAAGAACTTTTTAACGGTGTAAGCAAAATCAAATGGTCTGAATATATTGATAAGGATGACAATTTTCCGGTAAAAGGCACTTGTCTATCAAGTCAGCTAATGTCAGTACCTGACTGCCAAAAGATTATTAAGAAAGCCTCAGCAAAGTCACTTTCTAAGGCTTATGGAGTGGAATGGCTAAATGATGATGGTGACTTGCACCAAATTCAGTTCCTAATCTTTAAAGATAAAGTTTCTATTATGCTGGATACAACAGGTAAAGGTCTTTATAAAAGAGGTTATAGAGAAAATTCAAATGATGCACCTATCAAAGAAACTTTAGCAGCAGTTTTGGCCGAACTTTCTATGGTTAGAGCCAACCATACTGTAATTGATCCTATGTGTGGCAGTGGTACAATTCTAATCGAAAGTGCTTTAAAGGCTATGAAAATTGCACCGGGATTAAATAGAGAATTTTCAGCAGAAAACTGGAAACAAATTCCTAATGAAGTGTGGGAACAGGAAAGAGAAAAGGCGAAATCTGAAATCAATACCGATTGTGCATTTAAGGGTATCGGTTACGATATTGA from Ruminococcus bovis encodes the following:
- a CDS encoding S1 RNA-binding domain-containing protein is translated as MSLEVGSVVKGKVTGVMKFGAFVALPENKSGMVHISEISHEFVNDINDVIKVGDEVTVKVVSIDNGKISLSIKANIEKPAPKPRQRRPRKPYVPAPKVTSPGNFQWEKSKDDSSSFEDMMNKFKRTSEDKISDLKRGNESRGYSRRGNRNK
- a CDS encoding FtsB family cell division protein, coding for MTEENKTKNNSEKIVTDSDSVVKEVTPKKKRKKKFILLYVAVFVFAVYAVYALVTQYSQIDKKKSQLTELNKKISVQEIKNDEITNIYNLSDKDNEDYIEQKAKEDGYLHAGERVFVNISGD
- the hpf gene encoding ribosome hibernation-promoting factor, HPF/YfiA family, with product MKITYTARKVNLKDNFKELCEKKLAKFQKIFSEDAEASVVVTLYKNRQTVEVTVKDNGMVFRAEDTQDEMNDALDKVVDILGRQMRKNKTRLARRLRDNTADFAVLLPEEDIEDEQEFDIRTKTIPIKPVSVEEAILQMNMLDHDFFVFINADTDETNVVYKRKNNTYGLLEPEEY
- a CDS encoding THUMP domain-containing class I SAM-dependent RNA methyltransferase; this translates as MKKELTYVATCLLGVEGLVANELKFMGAKEVTPENGRVIFKGNYNILARANICSRYAERIMILLGTFYARTFEELFNGVSKIKWSEYIDKDDNFPVKGTCLSSQLMSVPDCQKIIKKASAKSLSKAYGVEWLNDDGDLHQIQFLIFKDKVSIMLDTTGKGLYKRGYRENSNDAPIKETLAAVLAELSMVRANHTVIDPMCGSGTILIESALKAMKIAPGLNREFSAENWKQIPNEVWEQEREKAKSEINTDCAFKGIGYDIDEESLNIARENAEKAGVADRITFEHRDIRDFVHDTERGTVITNPPYGERLLDIDRARELYKIMGKKFVKKDGWSYTIISPDDEFEKIFGRKADKRRKLYNGMLKCQAYMYFKR